GGCGCTTCAAGCACGCGTGAAGCCCTATACTACAGGGTTCTTCCTCCATTCCTATACAGTACTAATACAGTGTATTCCATTGTGTCACAGTAAAATGTACAATTAATGTATTTCTGTTAGTGTTAGTCTAAACTATTATACAAAATACCACCTATGATCTCCTCAGTGAAAACAGCTGATGTGAATATATATTGAGTCTCTCCTCAGTGAAAACAGCTGATGTGAATATATATTGAGTCTCTCCTCAGTGAAAACAGCTGATATGAATATATATTGAGTCTCTTCTCAGTGAAAACAGCTGATGTGAATATATATTGAGTCTCTCCTCAGTGAAAACAGCTGATGTGAATATATATTGAGTCTCTCCTCAGTGAAAACAGCTGATATGAATATATATTGAGTCTCTTCTCAGTGAAAACAGCTGATGTGAATATATATTGAGTCTCTCCTCAGTGAAAACAGCTGATGTGAATATATATTGAGTCTCTCCTCAGTGAAAACAGCTGATGTGAATATATATTGAGTCTCTCCTCAGTGAAAACAGCTGATGTCGATAAACAGCGTATTGTAGCTACTCTCAGACATACTTGAGAATCATATAACCGTATGGCCTTTTTTCCCGTTTTAGCTACAAACTCATCTTCTTCGTTCAATGATACAGTGATACAGTATAGGTCATGGTCCGTGTCCcaaaatgccccccccccaccccccttatTCCCtgtatgggctctggtcaaaagtagcacactatagGGTGTAACAGAGTGCCTTCTGGGACATAACCTTGCTGTTCGTGTGGCTACTGTCTTGGCTAACAGCAGATAGGTGTTATCACAACAAAGCGTGACAGTTGTCCATAgtttgggggggggttgtgtcCTTGTGCTACCAACAGTTGACGGATTGAACATCTCTGAGAACGACTCCAAGATACAACTGTAGAAAATGTATCctcgttcttcttcttcttcttcttctcctcgtAATCAGATTCCAGGAACAGGTTTGCTGTTCCAGGATGTTCTAGATTAGAACCAGTGGGAGGCTGCCGAGGGGGAGGAGCATCATAATAATGGAGGCTGCCGAGGGGGAGGAGCATCATAATAATGGAGGCTGGGAAAGAGTCAATGGAATGATAGCAAAcaacatggaaaccatggaaaccaggtgtttggtgtattttataccattccaCTAACTCCGCTCCAGTCGTAACCACGAGCCCGTTCCCCCAATTAGAgggccaccaacctcctgtgactaTAATGTTGTTCTAGAATATCCATCCGTGAACATTCTGGAATGCCCACGAACATTCCTGAAAATTCTCTCACTTCCTGGCGGGTGATGTTCTAGAACGGATCTACAATCTAGATTTAGAACGTTCTAGAATGTTTCGTCTGTAAACATTCCAAACATTCCGAGGTCCTATCACATCCCGGCGGGCGATGCGGGAGGTTTCCTGCAGCATCCCGGTCGGCATATTGACCGGAAAacactcctcttcttcttcttctccttccacTTCTTCGCTCCCGGAGAGGGAACCTCCAGGGAGACAGACTTCCGTAGTGTTCCGATGCGTTTCTCGTGCTCTCGGATCTTACACTGCAGGTGTGACTGGATGGCGAACCCCAGACTCTCTAGATCCACCGACGCCCCGTACACCTCCCAGGTCATCCCTTGTTCGTCCCAAACCACGTTCTGCACCGGCCCAGAGTCCTTCCTCTCCTGTTCGGGGTCACCAGCTCGTTCTGGATTCTCCGCAGTCAGTTTGGTGGTACTCTTCCCTGGGTCTGGCTGGAACAGGTCTGATCCAGTCTGGTTCCATTCCAACCCCGGTTTCTGTTTGTCTCTGCCCGAGCCTGGTTTGCGTCTGTGGGTCCTGTAAGAGGAggagtgggaaggagaggagtgggttcTGTGTTTGTGGCTAGTCTTGGTACCtgaattgtctgtctgtctggttttaGCTTTGCTGTGGGTCTCAGATGGTTTCTGCTGCTTGTCGTTGGTGACACTGGTCGGCAGCTCCTCATTGGTGGTCGGCAGCTTATCTTTACTGCTCGGGTGCTCTGATTGGCTGCAGAGCTCGATATCTATCTGACAGATGTGTTGGAATGGGGCTAGGCCAATAGGAATGCAGCACAGGGGCGGGGCTACTGCATTCAGTCCCGCCTCCTGGTTCTGCGGTGTGACCAaccttgactgacagctctgtaAACCAATCAAAGGCCCCAGTTCTCCatttaacccctgacctctgacctgctgGTCCATGCAGAGGTCACAGACAAGGATACTCCCCCTCTGAACCCCAGCTGTCAGCCCATTGGAATGtgagtctgtgtctctctgtccatcactAGCAACCCCTTCCTGTTTCCCTACGTTGCCACGGTGAGTGCGTAGTGACAGGGTGAGCAGGCGGGGGCTGGTAGTGGCGGAGCGGTCACACACCTCCACTACAGCCTGAACCCCCACCTCCCTCCGGGCCTCACCCCAGGAACGCCTCACCTCGCTGGGGTTAGTCATGGTGCCGGCCTCTTTACGCACTCTGGAGCTCCAGGTCCCTGGAGGCTGGTGTTTAtccttctcctcctttcttcccATTTCTTTCTTCCCCTTCTCCGTTGCCCTTGACGACGCTTCATTGTTGTTGCCGCCGGTGACGGCGATGACATTTCCATCTCCCACGTGACTCGGGTCTCCCAGCGGGACTCCAGGTGGCTTGGTCTCCCACAGCAACCGGCCTGCGCAATCGTCATCCCGGCGATACTCTGGGGGATGGATGTCCCTCTCCAGGGCCTCGCACGTTGCCGCCGTGTCACTCTGCTGCATGGCCTTCTGGGATAGCGTAGGTCCTGCGGACATTCCCCCTCCTGACAGACAGGTgactctctgtgatgtcatcgtCCCCGTCGACGACCCCTCTGAGACTTTGGCGGCCATTTTGGATTCCAGTTGGCGAGCTGCGTTTTCTAGAGTCGTCTCTGTGTTGTCCGTTGCCGTGGCaaaggggtcaggggtcaggaatGGAGAATTATGGGGTGTGTTGCCCTTGACCCCTAGTGATCCCATCGACAGGTCAGAGTCCGAAGCTCGTCCCCCTGTGATGATGTCAGAGGTGGTTGATGTGAGCATCACGTCAACGGTGGTTCTACATTTGGGGCTTGAGGTGGCCAGAGGGGCGGGTGGTGGAGCAGGACCTTTAGAACTATAACCCTTCTGATTATCCTTAGAACCCTGCATGGTTCTGGAAGCCGAGGGCTTGGAGCTCACCGCAGACAAGTGATGGGTTCTGGAGTGTTCTACTTTGGAGCTGGCATCCCAGGTGTGTTctgttcggtgtgtgtgtgttttagggctCGTGGTGTGTTTGATGTTGGGAGACCTCAGCCTTCGGTCGCTGCTAGTAGTGGtcgtgtgtatggtgtgtgtggtgtgtgaggagtgtgtgtgcgtgtgtgtgtccgtcttcAGGGGGAGAGCCATAGGGATCCTGCTTTTcttagcttcctctctctcaggcGTTGTTAGTGGTTTtaatacccctcctcctctccctcctccgctCACATCTATACTCCCTCCTTTACTCTGCGATGATCCCTCCTTTCCCGTGCAATCAGCCCTCAGACAGGAAGGGGAGGTGCCACTACCAAGTCCTCCATTCAACTTCCTGGTATCCGCGGCGACATGGGGGAGGCCTCACCTGGCGACAGTTGGAGATTGAGTTTAGGCTCCACCCCCCGGTTGGTGTTGGGTTCTGTGTTGCCGAGGACGTCAACAAGCATAGCCACACCTCCTGCGCGGGGCGACTCCATCTGTGCGACCACCGTCCTCCGCTTGGAATCCGGGGGCGTTTCCATGGCAATGCGGTTGTCTTCTAGAACCCCTCAGGTACAGTTAGAAGTGAATTGATTGGTTGTTGGAGTCAATGGTTGAGCTTCACATTGATAGCCTGGTGGAGAATGACCAAATGTATATTATAGTCATTAGGCTTACTTGAATTGCAGTACAATAAATGTGTTATTGGAAAATAGATATGATTTCTCTCAACACACATTTTGAATATTTGCTTGGAAAAAAACATAGCAGTGTCAGGATTCTACATTTGTTGTCACTGATGATACTCTGAAGTACAGATGTGACGAAACTAAATATCCCCCCACCTTCTtatctcct
Above is a genomic segment from Oncorhynchus masou masou isolate Uvic2021 chromosome 23, UVic_Omas_1.1, whole genome shotgun sequence containing:
- the LOC135511231 gene encoding uncharacterized protein LOC135511231; this translates as MALPLKTDTHTHTHSSHTTHTIHTTTTSSDRRLRSPNIKHTTSPKTHTHRTEHTWDASSKVEHSRTHHLSAVSSKPSASRTMQGSKDNQKGYSSKGPAPPPAPLATSSPKCRTTVDVMLTSTTSDIITGGRASDSDLSMGSLGVKGNTPHNSPFLTPDPFATATDNTETTLENAARQLESKMAAKVSEGSSTGTMTSQRVTCLSGGGMSAGPTLSQKAMQQSDTAATCEALERDIHPPEYRRDDDCAGRLLWETKPPGVPLGDPSHVGDGNVIAVTGGNNNEASSRATEKGKKEMGRKEEKDKHQPPGTWSSRVRKEAGTMTNPSEVRRSWGEARREVGVQAVVEVCDRSATTSPRLLTLSLRTHRGNVGKQEGVASDGQRDTDSHSNGLTAGVQRGSILVCDLCMDQQVRGQGLNGELGPLIGLQSCQSRLVTPQNQEAGLNAVAPPLCCIPIGLAPFQHICQIDIELCSQSEHPSSKDKLPTTNEELPTSVTNDKQQKPSETHSKAKTRQTDNSGTKTSHKHRTHSSPSHSSSYRTHRRKPGSGRDKQKPGLEWNQTGSDLFQPDPGKSTTKLTAENPERAGDPEQERKDSGPVQNVVWDEQGMTWEVYGASVDLESLGFAIQSHLQCKIREHEKRIGTLRKSVSLEVPSPGAKKWKEKKKKRSVFRSICRPGCCRKPPASPAGM